In Hemitrygon akajei chromosome 12, sHemAka1.3, whole genome shotgun sequence, a single window of DNA contains:
- the LOC140737313 gene encoding glutamine synthetase, mitochondrial isoform X2, with protein sequence MATSASASLNKMVKKNYMELPQDGKVQAMYIWIDGTGEAVRCKTRTLDQEPKTIADLPEWNFDGSSTYQSEGSNSDMYLIPSAIFRDPFRRDPNKLVLCEVLKYNRKPAESNLRNSCQKIMSMISNQIPWFGMEQEYTLLGTDGHPFGWPSNGFPGPQGPYYCGVGADKAYGRDIVEAHYRACLYAGINISGTNAEVMASQWEYQVGPCEGIDMGDHLWMSRFILHRVCEDFGIIASFDPKPIPGNWNGAGCHTNFSTKTMREEGGLKFIEECIEKLGKRHQYHIRAYDPKGGLDNARRLTGYHETSNINEFSAGVANRGASIRIPRSVGQDKKGYFEDRRPSANCDPYAVTEALVRTCLLNETGDVPVEYKN encoded by the exons ATGGCCACTTCAGCCAGTGCCAGCCTCAACAAGATGGTCAAGAAGAACTACATGGAGCTGCCACAGGACGGCAAAGTGCAGGCCATGTACATCTGGATCGACGGCACGGGAGAAGCGGTACGCTGCAAGACCAGAACCCTGGATCAGGAGCCCAAGACCATTGCTG ATCTGCCGGAGTGGAACTTCGACGGCTCCAGTACCTATCAGTCGGAGGGATCCAATAGCGACATGTACCTGATTCCGTCTGCCATATTCCGGGACCCCTTCCGTCGGGATCCAAACAAGCTTGTGCTGTGCGAAGTCCTCAAGTACAACAGGAAGCCAGCAG AAAGTAATCTTAGAAATTCCTGTCAAAAAATCATGTCTATGATTTCGAACCAGATCCCCTGGTTTGGGATGGAACAGGAGTATACTTTGCTGGGTACAGATGGGCACCCGTTCGGATGGCCTTCCAATGGTTTTCCTGGACCACAAG GGCCCTACTACTGTGGAGTCGGTGCAGACAAAGCATATGGGCGTGACATTGTAGAGGCCCATTACCGAGCCTGCCTCTATGCTGGAATTAACATCTCTGGAACAAACGCTGAGGTTATGGCTTCACAG TGGGAGTACCAAGTTGGGCCCTGTGAAGGCATTGACATGGGTGACCACTTGTGGATGTCACGATTCATTCTGCACAGGGTGTGTGAGGATTTTGGCATCATTGCCAGCTTTGACCCAAAGCCCATACCTGGTAACTGGAATGGTGCTGGCTGCCACACCAACTTCAGCACCAAGACGATGCGGGAAGAAGGCGGGTTGAA ATTCATTGAGGAATGCATTGAAAAACTCGGCAAGAGGCATCAGTACCACATCCGTGCCTATGATCCCAAGGGAGGGTTGGACAATGCCAGGCGTCTGACGGGCTACCACGAAACTTCCAATATTAACGAGTTCTCGGCTGGAGTTGCCAACAGGGGAGCCAGCATCCGCATACCTCGTTCTGTTGGCCAAGACAAGAAAGGTTACTTTGAAGACCGCCGTCCGTCTGCCAATTGTGACCCCTATGCAGTCACTGAAGCATTGGTCCGTACATGCCTATTGAATGAAACTGGTGATGTGCCTGTTGAGTACAAGAACTAA
- the LOC140737313 gene encoding glutamine synthetase, mitochondrial isoform X1, translating to MRISRCVLFLVKKIGNSKPTIWRNQHTYKMATSASASLNKMVKKNYMELPQDGKVQAMYIWIDGTGEAVRCKTRTLDQEPKTIADLPEWNFDGSSTYQSEGSNSDMYLIPSAIFRDPFRRDPNKLVLCEVLKYNRKPAESNLRNSCQKIMSMISNQIPWFGMEQEYTLLGTDGHPFGWPSNGFPGPQGPYYCGVGADKAYGRDIVEAHYRACLYAGINISGTNAEVMASQWEYQVGPCEGIDMGDHLWMSRFILHRVCEDFGIIASFDPKPIPGNWNGAGCHTNFSTKTMREEGGLKFIEECIEKLGKRHQYHIRAYDPKGGLDNARRLTGYHETSNINEFSAGVANRGASIRIPRSVGQDKKGYFEDRRPSANCDPYAVTEALVRTCLLNETGDVPVEYKN from the exons ATGCGGATCTCTCGATGTGTCCtgtttctggtaaaaaaaatcgGTAATAGCAAGCCGACGATATGGCGGAATCAACAT ACCTACAAGATGGCCACTTCAGCCAGTGCCAGCCTCAACAAGATGGTCAAGAAGAACTACATGGAGCTGCCACAGGACGGCAAAGTGCAGGCCATGTACATCTGGATCGACGGCACGGGAGAAGCGGTACGCTGCAAGACCAGAACCCTGGATCAGGAGCCCAAGACCATTGCTG ATCTGCCGGAGTGGAACTTCGACGGCTCCAGTACCTATCAGTCGGAGGGATCCAATAGCGACATGTACCTGATTCCGTCTGCCATATTCCGGGACCCCTTCCGTCGGGATCCAAACAAGCTTGTGCTGTGCGAAGTCCTCAAGTACAACAGGAAGCCAGCAG AAAGTAATCTTAGAAATTCCTGTCAAAAAATCATGTCTATGATTTCGAACCAGATCCCCTGGTTTGGGATGGAACAGGAGTATACTTTGCTGGGTACAGATGGGCACCCGTTCGGATGGCCTTCCAATGGTTTTCCTGGACCACAAG GGCCCTACTACTGTGGAGTCGGTGCAGACAAAGCATATGGGCGTGACATTGTAGAGGCCCATTACCGAGCCTGCCTCTATGCTGGAATTAACATCTCTGGAACAAACGCTGAGGTTATGGCTTCACAG TGGGAGTACCAAGTTGGGCCCTGTGAAGGCATTGACATGGGTGACCACTTGTGGATGTCACGATTCATTCTGCACAGGGTGTGTGAGGATTTTGGCATCATTGCCAGCTTTGACCCAAAGCCCATACCTGGTAACTGGAATGGTGCTGGCTGCCACACCAACTTCAGCACCAAGACGATGCGGGAAGAAGGCGGGTTGAA ATTCATTGAGGAATGCATTGAAAAACTCGGCAAGAGGCATCAGTACCACATCCGTGCCTATGATCCCAAGGGAGGGTTGGACAATGCCAGGCGTCTGACGGGCTACCACGAAACTTCCAATATTAACGAGTTCTCGGCTGGAGTTGCCAACAGGGGAGCCAGCATCCGCATACCTCGTTCTGTTGGCCAAGACAAGAAAGGTTACTTTGAAGACCGCCGTCCGTCTGCCAATTGTGACCCCTATGCAGTCACTGAAGCATTGGTCCGTACATGCCTATTGAATGAAACTGGTGATGTGCCTGTTGAGTACAAGAACTAA